In Myxococcus stipitatus, the following are encoded in one genomic region:
- a CDS encoding sigma-70 family RNA polymerase sigma factor has translation MALRAAETRRAYRVLRRNWEALSDFEQPEDLVAFLTAREGESHLKDGLLAGLVMLVQMGAATNAFVALLWLGLWPGLDSVYRRCLRRMESAPVEVVSSIAASFMGLVARVELSGVQRVAATLVRGTERDVLKDWHKELEAQRQRVRLGRLTEADGGAPSGPWPVSALSRARSFDTEVEELRVLLLPLMGEDTDLVVSVLLREEDYAVAGASFGLAPAAARKRVQRALVRLRKMKKKIPEKDFLSQIGGWGCFLEFVDFETTERAPGGGG, from the coding sequence ATGGCCCTGCGGGCGGCCGAGACGCGGCGTGCCTATCGCGTCTTGCGGCGAAACTGGGAGGCACTCTCCGACTTCGAGCAGCCGGAGGACCTCGTTGCATTCCTCACTGCGCGCGAAGGCGAGTCTCACCTCAAGGATGGCTTACTCGCGGGCCTCGTCATGCTGGTGCAGATGGGCGCCGCGACTAACGCCTTTGTGGCGTTGTTGTGGCTGGGCCTCTGGCCAGGGTTGGACAGCGTGTACCGCCGATGTCTGAGGCGAATGGAGAGCGCACCCGTGGAGGTGGTGTCCTCGATTGCCGCGTCCTTCATGGGCCTGGTGGCGCGCGTCGAATTGTCCGGCGTCCAGCGCGTGGCCGCGACACTCGTGCGTGGTACGGAGCGCGACGTTCTCAAGGACTGGCACAAGGAGCTCGAGGCGCAACGCCAACGCGTGCGCCTTGGGAGGTTGACGGAAGCAGACGGCGGGGCGCCGTCGGGGCCGTGGCCCGTCTCCGCCTTATCTCGAGCCCGCTCCTTCGACACGGAGGTGGAAGAGCTGCGGGTGCTGCTCCTCCCATTGATGGGCGAGGACACCGACTTGGTGGTGTCCGTCCTTCTGCGCGAAGAGGACTACGCCGTGGCCGGCGCGAGCTTTGGGCTTGCACCTGCGGCGGCGCGTAAGCGCGTCCAGCGGGCCCTGGTTCGCCTGCGGAAAATGAAGAAAAAAATCCCCGAAAAAGATTTCTTGTCCCAAATCGGCGGCTGGGGGTGCTTTTTAGAGTTTGTGGATTTTGAAACAACCGAGAGGGCACCAGGAGGGGGCGGATGA
- a CDS encoding serine/threonine-protein kinase — MAISTDEVSTDEFPHSVAPPFQPHFLFNVGEVRYEALQELERRQSGEVLLLAQRRVRKEAPSGRCFVRRLPSPSTHMRRRRLVEEVQLAMRLNHPAIAQVHHVGLFDDALHVVMEYVPGPSLETLVTASVVRGMPMSEDFALYAGAELAEALHHAHTLVDEEGRPLGIVHRDVNPRHVVVGPHGEVKLMNFGAAYSLLVGREESPASLVRGDVAYASPEYIRREPLSPRSDVFSLGVLLVELLTGTHLFDVADVPRFAQERRLRVETIPSLPLKQMRALLSRFGPDFVERAVAALAPEVKAILHKALRVAPEERFASAAELRDALRVVQSLRGESYSRQDAVVETARVLSEGSSMRDKVEFGEAGLYPEGLEAHELVGPEKE, encoded by the coding sequence ATGGCCATTTCCACTGATGAAGTCAGCACCGACGAGTTTCCTCACTCCGTCGCACCGCCCTTCCAGCCTCACTTCCTCTTCAATGTGGGTGAGGTGCGGTACGAGGCGCTGCAGGAGTTGGAGAGACGCCAGTCAGGAGAGGTGTTGTTGCTGGCCCAGCGGAGGGTACGGAAGGAGGCCCCGTCGGGCCGCTGCTTCGTCCGGCGGTTGCCGAGCCCCAGCACTCATATGCGCAGGCGAAGGCTGGTGGAGGAGGTGCAGTTGGCCATGCGCCTCAACCACCCAGCCATCGCGCAGGTGCACCACGTGGGGCTTTTCGACGACGCACTTCACGTCGTCATGGAGTACGTGCCTGGCCCCTCCCTGGAGACACTGGTGACGGCGTCCGTGGTGCGCGGGATGCCCATGTCCGAGGACTTCGCTCTCTACGCTGGGGCGGAGTTGGCGGAGGCGCTGCACCATGCACATACGTTGGTGGACGAAGAGGGCCGCCCCTTGGGGATTGTCCACAGGGACGTCAACCCGCGGCATGTCGTCGTGGGCCCGCACGGAGAGGTGAAACTGATGAACTTCGGCGCGGCCTATTCGCTGCTGGTGGGGCGGGAGGAGTCTCCGGCGAGCCTCGTCCGCGGGGACGTGGCGTATGCCTCACCGGAGTACATTCGTCGCGAGCCCCTCTCTCCGCGCTCGGATGTCTTCAGCCTGGGCGTGCTGTTGGTAGAGCTCCTGACGGGCACTCACCTCTTTGATGTGGCGGATGTGCCACGGTTTGCCCAGGAGCGACGACTTCGCGTGGAGACGATTCCGTCGCTCCCCTTGAAGCAAATGCGAGCGTTGCTTTCTCGCTTCGGCCCAGACTTCGTCGAGAGGGCGGTGGCGGCGCTGGCGCCGGAGGTGAAGGCCATTCTCCACAAAGCGCTGCGTGTCGCCCCAGAGGAGCGCTTCGCGTCGGCCGCGGAGCTGCGCGATGCCCTGCGTGTAGTCCAGTCGCTGAGGGGGGAGTCTTATTCCAGACAGGACGCGGTGGTAGAGACCGCGCGGGTGCTTTCCGAAGGTAGCAGCATGCGCGACAAGGTGGAGTTTGGCGAAGCAGGACTCTACCCAGAAGGACTGGAGGCGCACGAATTGGTAGGCCCCGAGAAGGAATAG
- a CDS encoding helix-turn-helix domain-containing protein — translation MPAQLPDTPQDEPLANLAITIGTHARAARLRMFLTQADVAQKVGLVPAVYSRLERGQMLPSVRTLHRLATVLCTSTDALMGHCVRPEPPPDSPSVRLLVQQVRRLDARRVRAVLQLLQSMR, via the coding sequence ATGCCCGCCCAACTTCCAGATACCCCCCAGGACGAGCCGTTGGCCAACCTCGCCATCACCATCGGCACCCACGCCCGGGCAGCACGACTGCGCATGTTCCTCACGCAAGCCGACGTCGCCCAGAAAGTGGGCCTCGTCCCAGCTGTCTATAGCCGCCTGGAGCGAGGGCAGATGCTGCCCAGCGTCCGCACACTCCACCGCCTCGCCACCGTCCTCTGCACCTCGACGGACGCCCTCATGGGCCACTGCGTCCGTCCCGAGCCACCTCCCGACTCGCCCTCCGTGAGGCTCCTGGTGCAGCAGGTGCGCCGACTGGATGCGCGCCGGGTAAGGGCCGTTCTGCAGTTGCTGCAGTCCATGCGGTGA
- a CDS encoding DUF2924 domain-containing protein — translation MAERGTVRAARKQLADVPQQLAALAQMRVPELARKYEELYGEPTRSRNAPHLRKRLAFRIQELAEGGLSSRAVARIAELGDTLPESWRMRQAEVEKKPAAGPLPAAPDSRDTRLPPPGTVLTRVYRGTELRVTVREGSFEYEGKLHRSLSSIARQVTGTTWNGFTFFGLNEGNSKEVTP, via the coding sequence ATGGCGGAGAGAGGGACTGTTCGCGCCGCGCGCAAGCAGTTGGCGGACGTGCCACAGCAATTGGCCGCACTGGCCCAGATGCGGGTGCCGGAGTTGGCGAGGAAGTACGAGGAGCTGTACGGCGAGCCCACGCGCAGTCGCAATGCGCCTCACCTGCGCAAGCGCCTGGCCTTCCGGATTCAGGAGCTGGCCGAAGGGGGCCTCTCCTCGCGTGCCGTGGCACGCATTGCAGAACTGGGTGACACGCTGCCCGAGAGCTGGCGGATGCGGCAGGCGGAGGTGGAGAAGAAGCCCGCTGCCGGACCGCTGCCCGCTGCACCAGACAGCCGCGACACACGGCTGCCGCCGCCCGGCACCGTACTGACGCGTGTGTACCGAGGCACGGAGCTCAGGGTGACGGTGCGGGAGGGCAGCTTCGAGTACGAGGGCAAGCTGCACCGCAGCCTCTCCAGCATCGCTAGGCAGGTGACAGGGACGACGTGGAACGGCTTCACCTTCTTCGGCCTCAATGAAGGGAATTCCAAGGAGGTGACGCCATGA
- a CDS encoding recombinase family protein, whose amino-acid sequence MRTRKPTRVPTDARRCAVYTRKSTAAGLELEFNSLDAQRETCAAYVQRQPGWTLVNERYDDGGFTGANLERPAFQRLLQDVEARRVDIVVVYKVDRLSRSLLDFAKVMERFNASDVSFVSVTQNFSTADAMGRLTLNMLMSFAEFEREMISERTRDKIAAARRKGKWTGGRVPLGYDVVDRRLAVNEYEAVVVKEAFELYLRHGTASGVAQLLNERGRQTKRYANRSGHSQGARPWTTQDALRLLRNPLYVGLISYGAETHPGEHPAIVDEDAFHRAQAMLDGRRFGGQSHGRNPDYVLRGLLHCGLCGAAMTPGSSRKGTREYRYYRCTTRDKQGRGACLSAPMAAAALEDFVVARLREAAVSGPLSGDVYARLTARLEEKHQALRAERAQLPKELARLSKESAKWVDSLSHLEGPARRVVEAKLMAAEEEAMGLEKRVAEVERGLDATKGEKLEAAWVAQSLADFDAVWDALVPANRGRLLRALIGRVVANEVTGCVDVYLAQAGDGGVATRGDAAA is encoded by the coding sequence ATGAGGACGCGCAAGCCGACGCGGGTTCCGACGGACGCGAGGCGCTGCGCCGTCTACACCCGCAAGTCGACCGCTGCGGGATTGGAGCTGGAGTTCAACTCCCTCGACGCCCAGCGCGAAACCTGCGCGGCCTATGTGCAGCGCCAGCCCGGCTGGACTCTCGTGAACGAGAGGTATGACGACGGCGGATTCACGGGTGCCAACCTGGAGCGGCCCGCCTTCCAGCGACTGCTTCAGGACGTGGAGGCGAGGCGGGTGGACATCGTCGTCGTCTACAAGGTCGACCGCCTCTCGCGCTCCCTCCTCGACTTCGCGAAAGTGATGGAGCGCTTCAACGCGTCCGACGTGTCCTTCGTCTCGGTGACGCAAAACTTCTCCACCGCCGACGCGATGGGGCGCCTGACGTTGAACATGCTGATGTCCTTCGCCGAGTTCGAGCGGGAGATGATTTCCGAACGGACGCGGGACAAGATTGCCGCCGCGCGGCGCAAGGGGAAGTGGACGGGCGGGCGCGTGCCGTTGGGCTACGACGTGGTGGATAGGCGCCTCGCAGTGAATGAGTACGAGGCCGTGGTGGTGAAGGAGGCCTTCGAGCTGTACCTCCGACACGGGACGGCTTCAGGCGTGGCGCAGCTCCTCAATGAGCGGGGGCGGCAGACGAAGCGGTATGCGAACCGAAGCGGCCACTCCCAAGGCGCTCGTCCCTGGACGACGCAGGATGCCCTGCGGCTGTTGCGCAACCCCCTCTACGTCGGCCTGATTTCCTACGGGGCGGAGACGCACCCAGGAGAGCACCCGGCCATTGTGGATGAGGACGCCTTCCATCGGGCTCAGGCGATGTTGGATGGCCGTCGCTTCGGCGGCCAGTCTCACGGACGCAACCCCGACTACGTGTTGCGGGGCCTGCTGCACTGCGGCCTCTGTGGGGCGGCGATGACGCCCGGCAGCAGCCGCAAGGGCACGCGCGAGTACCGCTACTACCGCTGCACCACCCGGGACAAGCAAGGGCGGGGCGCCTGTCTGTCCGCCCCCATGGCGGCAGCGGCCTTGGAGGACTTTGTCGTCGCGCGACTCCGCGAGGCCGCAGTGAGCGGCCCCCTTTCGGGGGATGTATACGCGCGCCTCACTGCGCGATTGGAGGAGAAGCACCAGGCCCTCCGTGCCGAGCGCGCGCAGTTGCCGAAGGAGTTGGCCCGGCTCTCCAAGGAGTCGGCGAAGTGGGTCGACTCGCTTTCGCACTTGGAGGGGCCTGCCCGGCGCGTCGTCGAGGCAAAGCTGATGGCTGCGGAGGAGGAAGCCATGGGCTTGGAGAAGCGAGTGGCGGAAGTGGAGCGCGGCTTGGACGCCACGAAGGGTGAGAAGTTGGAGGCTGCGTGGGTTGCTCAATCCCTCGCGGACTTCGATGCTGTGTGGGACGCACTCGTCCCTGCCAACCGAGGGAGACTGCTGCGCGCGCTCATCGGCCGGGTGGTGGCGAATGAGGTGACGGGCTGCGTCGACGTGTACCTGGCTCAGGCCGGTGACGGTGGTGTGGCCACGCGCGGGGATGCAGCGGCATGA
- a CDS encoding PD-(D/E)XK nuclease family protein, whose translation MSGLRNTHLSYSRLSRYESCPLSYQLHYLDKHSAEPGVPLSFGKALHAVLERLIQDVLDTEYAGPLSEERVLQLYREAWTAEGLSGLDLFHQGLGILQDFVRQQGRVDSRDILAVEKEFRLPVGPFTVLGFIDRVDWVDDETIHVIDYKSNYQLFTREELDTSLQLSLYALAARRMWPWAKKVRLSMWMLRHGVLQETTRTEEQLDAALAYVETLGQQMETAESFPARLNPNCVHCDHRRTCPAYAQALEGQRRVLCEDTSDLESVARERQEVAHLAKILNARKAELEGVLRAHLAEKDELVLAGTRYRMFNTTSLDYPLEPTIAVLARATGLSREALVERLGSVDKKALDALLKDEGKRLGTARVALLKAELDSLAAKHHSPRFWAKEVA comes from the coding sequence ATGAGCGGACTGCGAAACACGCACCTGTCTTACAGCCGGCTCAGCCGCTACGAGTCCTGCCCCCTCTCCTACCAACTCCACTACCTCGACAAGCACTCCGCCGAGCCCGGCGTGCCGTTGAGCTTCGGCAAGGCACTGCACGCCGTGCTCGAGCGACTCATCCAGGACGTCCTCGACACCGAGTACGCAGGCCCGCTCTCCGAGGAGCGCGTCCTCCAGCTCTACCGTGAGGCGTGGACGGCCGAGGGACTCTCTGGCCTGGACCTCTTCCACCAGGGACTCGGCATCCTCCAGGACTTCGTCCGCCAGCAGGGCCGCGTGGACTCCCGCGACATCCTCGCCGTCGAGAAGGAGTTCCGCCTGCCGGTGGGGCCCTTCACTGTCCTGGGCTTCATCGACCGCGTCGACTGGGTGGACGACGAGACAATCCACGTCATTGACTACAAGTCCAACTACCAGCTCTTCACCCGCGAGGAGCTGGACACCAGCCTCCAGCTCAGCCTCTACGCCCTCGCCGCGCGCCGCATGTGGCCCTGGGCCAAGAAGGTGCGCCTGTCCATGTGGATGCTCCGCCACGGCGTGCTGCAGGAGACGACGCGCACCGAGGAGCAGTTGGACGCCGCCCTCGCCTACGTCGAGACGCTGGGCCAGCAGATGGAGACGGCGGAGTCCTTCCCCGCCCGCCTCAACCCCAACTGCGTCCACTGCGACCACCGCCGCACCTGCCCTGCCTATGCCCAGGCGCTGGAGGGACAGCGTCGCGTTCTCTGCGAGGACACCTCCGACTTGGAGTCCGTCGCCCGCGAGCGCCAGGAGGTCGCCCACCTCGCGAAGATTCTCAACGCGCGCAAGGCGGAGCTGGAGGGCGTCCTCCGGGCCCACCTGGCCGAGAAGGATGAGCTCGTCCTCGCCGGCACGCGCTACCGCATGTTCAACACCACCAGCCTCGACTACCCGCTGGAGCCCACCATCGCGGTGCTGGCCCGCGCCACGGGCCTCTCTCGTGAGGCGTTGGTGGAACGCCTCGGCAGCGTCGACAAGAAGGCCCTCGACGCGCTGCTGAAGGACGAGGGCAAACGCCTGGGCACCGCGCGCGTGGCGCTGCTGAAGGCCGAGCTGGACTCCCTCGCCGCCAAACACCACTCGCCCCGCTTCTGGGCCAAGGAGGTTGCATAG
- a CDS encoding helix-turn-helix transcriptional regulator, producing the protein MDQDLAITIGATARAAREQLGLTQADVAERVGLVAPVYSRLERGQMLPSVPTLYRLCTELNVSPVALLGLAESAQGVKGARAKEEDTQSLRRLLYLARKLDEGKLDALVHVATELSR; encoded by the coding sequence ATGGACCAGGACTTGGCAATCACCATTGGCGCGACAGCCCGTGCCGCCCGAGAGCAGTTGGGTCTCACCCAGGCCGACGTCGCGGAACGCGTGGGGCTGGTGGCCCCCGTGTACAGCCGCCTTGAGCGCGGGCAGATGCTGCCCAGCGTCCCCACCCTGTACCGGCTGTGCACCGAACTCAACGTGTCCCCAGTCGCACTCCTGGGCCTTGCCGAGTCGGCCCAGGGCGTGAAAGGGGCGCGCGCCAAAGAGGAAGACACGCAGTCCTTGCGCCGACTGCTGTACCTCGCACGGAAGTTGGACGAGGGGAAACTGGACGCCCTCGTCCACGTCGCCACGGAGCTGAGTCGCTGA
- a CDS encoding DEAD/DEAH box helicase — MLEDFSEGGDGGRVVSRAQDSRVGAAPSARSAGTATGLRTLRVRVDAGLRFATHDVPPKMVEGLCRALSLPNPAFLKLVRLRKRPGAEPQTLTFFRQVARELVLPRGAIHLLRRSAEEAGLSLVIDDARVFPTKRLPKLPEVPLRDYQAEAVERLAKATQGTAVLPCGAGKSVLAVGAISRLRTPTLILVHTLDLAEQWREHVRERLRLEAGLVGAGEEDVQPVTVAVVQSLSRWDEANLDAFLRGFGLLVLDEAHHIAASAFHRLVDRCPARYRLGLTATPEREDGLTPLLRLYLGPPLAVVKHADLVARGVLVVPEVRAVETDFDFPYGRAADYAPMLEALAEDKERNDLVLGAVAREAWAGHLCLVLTGRVDHCELLAKRLSATGLSAAALTSEVPREERKALLDKARDGRVRVLVATSLADEGLDLPRLSRVFLAFPGRARGRTVQRLGRLMRPHPEKKSAVLIDFVDGQVPLLRRHHAERRQQYATVLGVSAAASAH, encoded by the coding sequence ATGCTGGAAGACTTCTCCGAAGGAGGGGACGGGGGACGTGTTGTCTCTCGCGCCCAGGACTCCCGCGTGGGTGCCGCGCCGTCTGCGCGCAGCGCGGGCACGGCCACTGGCCTGCGGACGCTGCGCGTGCGCGTGGACGCCGGGCTGCGTTTCGCGACGCACGACGTTCCGCCCAAGATGGTGGAGGGACTCTGCCGGGCACTCTCCCTCCCCAACCCCGCCTTCTTGAAGCTGGTGCGGCTGCGCAAGCGCCCCGGGGCGGAACCCCAGACGCTGACCTTCTTCCGCCAGGTGGCGCGCGAGCTGGTGTTGCCGCGCGGGGCCATTCACCTGCTGCGGCGGTCCGCGGAGGAGGCGGGCCTCTCGCTGGTCATCGACGATGCGCGGGTGTTCCCGACGAAGCGGCTGCCGAAGCTACCGGAGGTGCCCCTGCGCGACTACCAGGCGGAGGCCGTGGAGCGCCTGGCGAAGGCCACTCAGGGGACGGCGGTGCTCCCATGCGGGGCAGGGAAGAGTGTCCTCGCCGTCGGCGCCATCTCTCGCCTCCGCACGCCGACGCTCATCCTCGTCCACACCCTGGACCTCGCGGAGCAGTGGCGTGAGCACGTGCGCGAGCGCCTGCGCCTGGAGGCGGGCCTCGTGGGCGCAGGCGAAGAGGATGTGCAACCCGTCACCGTGGCCGTCGTCCAGTCCCTGTCGCGGTGGGATGAGGCGAATCTCGACGCCTTCCTCCGCGGCTTCGGGCTGCTCGTCCTCGACGAGGCCCACCACATCGCCGCCAGCGCCTTTCACCGCCTGGTGGACCGCTGCCCTGCCCGCTACCGCCTGGGCCTGACGGCGACGCCCGAGCGCGAGGACGGGCTGACCCCACTCTTGCGCCTGTACCTGGGACCGCCGCTGGCGGTGGTGAAGCACGCGGACCTCGTCGCGCGTGGAGTGCTGGTGGTGCCCGAGGTTCGCGCGGTGGAGACGGACTTCGACTTCCCCTACGGACGTGCCGCGGACTACGCGCCCATGCTGGAGGCACTGGCAGAGGACAAGGAGCGCAACGACCTCGTCCTCGGCGCCGTGGCTCGCGAGGCCTGGGCGGGCCACCTGTGCCTCGTCCTCACGGGCCGGGTGGACCACTGCGAGTTGCTGGCGAAGCGACTCTCGGCCACCGGCCTGTCGGCCGCCGCGTTGACGAGTGAGGTGCCTCGTGAAGAGCGCAAGGCCCTCCTGGACAAAGCTCGCGACGGACGTGTCCGTGTGCTTGTGGCCACCAGCCTGGCGGATGAGGGGCTGGACTTGCCGCGCCTCTCCCGCGTCTTCCTCGCGTTCCCCGGTCGTGCGCGCGGACGCACCGTCCAGCGCCTTGGACGTCTCATGCGCCCGCACCCGGAGAAGAAGAGCGCTGTCCTCATCGACTTCGTCGACGGGCAGGTGCCGTTGCTCCGGCGCCACCACGCGGAGCGCCGCCAGCAGTACGCCACGGTGCTGGGGGTGTCCGCCGCCGCCAGCGCGCACTGA
- a CDS encoding DUF2381 family protein produces the protein MVLARSIDRVKHLASILLPILLLLGGETVRAEPTSSNMGLGIRRIELASDAVQSIAEVSVSPGLSTVLIFDSEVNREGIELEGRERFIVMDAGQTTLRLVPSERIQGGDRLRLTVRFQDGAAPATAVFTLVAHPARPEALVEVYRRKRRIETYQEESRQARAEAQQCREEIERLRAVQSAPGGLTGLISTAVLDRRGIDFRDLSRFVTQAPGVSPVARLVYAYRTAQRVAVSVQFDAAGAPQPWTAEGATLRGKANDELKVLQVWQSGPVAPDARGQQVVVEAEAASESLQGSFTLKLWEANGPRTVTLGNVTFP, from the coding sequence ATGGTTCTGGCCAGGAGTATTGACCGCGTGAAACATCTAGCCTCGATCCTCCTGCCTATTCTTCTTCTCTTGGGTGGGGAGACAGTTCGCGCGGAGCCGACCTCCTCGAACATGGGGCTGGGAATTCGCCGCATTGAGCTAGCCTCGGATGCTGTCCAATCGATTGCTGAAGTATCGGTGAGTCCAGGACTCTCAACTGTGCTCATTTTTGATTCGGAGGTGAATCGAGAGGGAATAGAACTCGAAGGGCGTGAGCGCTTCATTGTCATGGATGCTGGACAGACCACGCTCCGTCTTGTTCCTTCGGAACGCATCCAGGGGGGAGACCGACTCAGGCTGACCGTGCGTTTCCAAGACGGAGCGGCGCCGGCAACGGCAGTATTCACATTGGTTGCACATCCAGCGCGGCCGGAGGCTCTGGTCGAGGTCTATCGTCGCAAGAGACGGATTGAAACGTACCAAGAGGAGTCACGGCAGGCTCGCGCGGAGGCTCAACAATGCAGAGAAGAGATTGAGCGCCTGCGTGCCGTTCAGAGTGCCCCTGGTGGATTGACAGGGCTCATCTCGACAGCGGTGTTGGATAGGCGAGGGATTGATTTTCGCGACCTTAGTCGTTTTGTCACCCAGGCCCCAGGAGTTTCGCCCGTCGCTCGTTTGGTCTATGCGTATCGGACAGCTCAGAGGGTTGCAGTGTCAGTTCAGTTTGATGCGGCAGGGGCCCCGCAACCCTGGACTGCGGAGGGCGCGACCCTCCGGGGCAAGGCCAATGACGAGTTGAAGGTGCTTCAGGTGTGGCAGTCGGGCCCCGTGGCCCCGGATGCAAGGGGACAGCAAGTGGTGGTGGAAGCAGAAGCTGCATCAGAATCCCTGCAAGGGAGCTTCACGCTGAAGCTATGGGAAGCGAATGGACCCCGCACCGTCACGTTGGGCAACGTTACCTTCCCGTAG
- a CDS encoding serine/threonine-protein kinase, with amino-acid sequence MRDDGPPAVLSPGDVVVGYSVEKQLGRGGFGTVYRATCEGHPAALKLLHLPRAGGYVEREVSILLRLRHPNVVGIRGFGYWPSAEPEFAVIAMEYVEGRQLDVWAKEENPSARHVLKVVLDMARALAATHEAGVVHRDVKEANVMVRASDGLAVLVDYGVGDYEGAPGVTLSILPPGTPEYRPPEAWLYLEEHSGVRGARYIPGPTDDLWALGVVLYHLLTARVPFEAEDDQSFINAVISDTPVSPREENGRVPQALSDVCMRLLEKDTKARYQDAWALCAVLEAALSGADESWDVPLCDAYGPATATTEGNVDPLAKWMNDPLHRPRRGRRPAPALVDADQAAAVGVEVLVLPRDEGAEDDADLGLQEAALRRNVQERPWPQALHGRRWAAIGVGLLGIAVVVALSWSQREAAPRGEGAGRQSQEVAAYAKKPQAGRAAAPTGPEATPAAVASPATLSEVSATVTMMNTESAPPSQQPSKKGTGSIRKMMTAAAVCTTLACSGPQVRPPPEPEDCPEGATEGMKKLGMSIGDVETATFPIKGPPKVMTVKEGAAQVRLLDGRTFVFGRLIVGDRLYGRLTRARTSKGTFPVCLDLQDTSGRRGLEIESGVGDSGEVRVFSSVTLRAVREFE; translated from the coding sequence ATGAGGGACGATGGGCCTCCAGCCGTGCTGTCTCCTGGGGACGTGGTGGTGGGCTACTCGGTGGAGAAGCAGTTGGGCCGCGGCGGCTTCGGTACCGTGTACCGCGCTACGTGTGAGGGCCACCCCGCTGCGTTGAAGCTACTTCACCTGCCCAGGGCGGGTGGATACGTGGAGAGGGAGGTGTCCATCCTCCTGCGGCTGCGGCACCCCAACGTCGTCGGAATCCGTGGCTTCGGCTACTGGCCCTCGGCGGAGCCCGAGTTTGCCGTCATCGCCATGGAGTACGTGGAGGGGCGACAGCTGGACGTGTGGGCGAAGGAGGAGAACCCCTCCGCGCGGCACGTGCTGAAGGTGGTGCTGGACATGGCACGGGCCCTGGCCGCCACTCACGAAGCCGGCGTCGTGCACCGGGACGTGAAGGAAGCCAACGTCATGGTGCGTGCTTCCGACGGCCTGGCAGTTCTGGTGGACTATGGCGTCGGGGACTACGAGGGCGCACCAGGTGTCACCCTCTCTATTCTGCCCCCTGGGACGCCCGAGTACCGACCTCCCGAGGCCTGGCTTTACCTCGAGGAGCATTCCGGAGTGCGCGGAGCGCGCTACATCCCCGGCCCGACGGACGACTTATGGGCGTTGGGCGTCGTCCTCTACCACCTGCTCACAGCGAGGGTGCCCTTCGAGGCAGAGGATGACCAGTCCTTCATCAACGCCGTCATCTCTGACACTCCGGTGTCGCCGCGAGAAGAGAATGGGCGGGTGCCGCAAGCACTGAGCGACGTGTGCATGCGCCTCTTGGAGAAGGACACCAAGGCCCGCTACCAAGATGCATGGGCGTTGTGCGCTGTGCTGGAGGCTGCGCTGTCCGGGGCTGACGAGTCATGGGACGTCCCCCTATGTGACGCGTATGGCCCCGCAACGGCCACGACGGAGGGGAATGTTGACCCGCTGGCGAAGTGGATGAATGACCCGCTACACCGCCCCCGTCGTGGGAGGCGGCCAGCGCCAGCCCTTGTCGATGCGGACCAGGCTGCCGCCGTCGGAGTCGAGGTCCTGGTGCTCCCTCGCGATGAGGGGGCCGAAGATGATGCGGACTTGGGCCTCCAGGAGGCGGCGCTAAGGCGCAACGTGCAGGAACGCCCGTGGCCTCAGGCTCTGCACGGAAGGCGCTGGGCGGCCATTGGAGTGGGCCTTCTGGGGATTGCCGTGGTGGTGGCGCTCTCCTGGAGTCAGAGGGAAGCTGCCCCGCGCGGAGAAGGGGCGGGCCGACAGAGTCAGGAAGTAGCGGCATATGCAAAGAAACCTCAAGCTGGCCGGGCCGCAGCTCCTACAGGGCCGGAGGCAACACCTGCGGCCGTCGCTTCTCCCGCGACGCTCTCCGAGGTTTCTGCCACCGTGACGATGATGAATACCGAGAGTGCGCCGCCCTCGCAGCAGCCTTCGAAGAAGGGCACAGGCAGCATCCGCAAGATGATGACGGCCGCTGCTGTCTGCACGACGCTCGCGTGCTCCGGCCCGCAGGTGCGCCCTCCGCCTGAACCGGAGGACTGCCCGGAGGGGGCCACCGAAGGCATGAAGAAGCTCGGCATGAGCATTGGGGATGTGGAGACCGCGACTTTCCCAATCAAGGGGCCCCCTAAGGTCATGACGGTGAAGGAGGGGGCTGCTCAGGTCCGGCTGCTGGATGGCAGAACCTTTGTGTTTGGGCGACTCATTGTGGGGGATCGGCTTTATGGCCGACTGACTCGAGCGCGCACGAGCAAAGGAACCTTCCCGGTGTGCCTAGATTTGCAAGATACGTCAGGGAGGCGTGGGCTGGAGATCGAATCCGGCGTTGGTGACTCCGGTGAGGTTCGCGTCTTTTCCTCCGTCACCCTGAGGGCGGTGCGCGAGTTTGAGTGA